Proteins from a single region of Phycisphaerae bacterium:
- a CDS encoding 2-oxoglutarate dehydrogenase E1 component, whose product MSQEPTGLNDLSLLNAAFVARLWEDYRADPQSVSDSWQAYFRDFENNGERPASAESSEGPARPSAPAATEAAVLQDRVDQLIRAYRVRGHTMARIDPLNLPRPAHPELAPEYYGLGEADMDRQVSSRTIAGPPLRTLRDLLSRMRNTYCRSIGVQFMHIDDLDIRHWIQERMEGAEGRLELTREEQLRILSALTRAVVFEESLQKKFVGAKTFSLEGCETLIPLLESAIERASEQGVREIVIGMAHRGRLNVQANLMGKCAADIFHEFEDRDPATRLGAGDVKYHLGYSTDWTSPSGRQVHLSLCFNPSHLEFINPVATGRMRAKQDRVGDVERRRGMALLLHGDAAMAGEGIVQETLNLSELPGYMVGGTLHVVINNQIGFTTPPQEGRSSLYATDVAKMLQIPIFHVNGEDPEAVAFVVNVAMDFRQTFRKDVVIDMYGYRRHGHNELDEPSFTQPVMYRAVRERQGVREGYLGHLLQLGKLSAEEAEDVAVRFRESLSEALALARSEEYQPPDLEPRGIWAGYRGGPEAQVDDVDTSVDRKRLTDLLRRLNNVPDGFQRHPMLDRFVKKREDMAAGKIPLDWSAAEVLALATLAMDGVPIRLTGQDSARGTFGHRHAILYDHETGEAYVPLRNLAEKQAPVEVYNSPLSEAAVLGFDYGYSLDYPEALVLWEAQFGDFANAAQVIIDQFLVSAEDKWRRLSGIVLLLPHGYDGQGPEHSSARLERWLTLAAEDNIQVVQPSTPAQMFHLLRRQVLRSWRKPLIVLTPKNLLRHPAAVSTLDDLSDGGFHRIIPDDKCPPKKGQRILLCSGKIYFDLVAKRDALKRDDVAIVRIEQFYPWRNEFLEETLEGFAQGTPALWVQEEPENMGAWPFLSRLFKGNLLGRFPFSGIHRPASASPATGSSAAHKQEQKELIDAAFS is encoded by the coding sequence ATGAGCCAGGAACCCACCGGACTAAACGACCTGAGCCTCCTCAATGCCGCCTTTGTCGCGCGCCTGTGGGAGGACTACCGCGCCGACCCGCAGTCGGTCTCGGACTCCTGGCAGGCGTATTTTCGAGACTTCGAGAACAACGGCGAGCGGCCCGCGTCCGCGGAGTCGAGCGAAGGGCCCGCGCGGCCATCCGCGCCGGCCGCCACCGAGGCCGCGGTGCTGCAGGACCGCGTCGATCAGCTCATCCGGGCGTACCGGGTGCGCGGGCACACGATGGCGCGGATCGATCCGCTCAACCTGCCGCGGCCGGCGCATCCGGAACTCGCGCCAGAGTATTACGGACTCGGCGAAGCGGACATGGATCGGCAGGTGTCCAGTCGGACTATCGCCGGGCCGCCGCTGCGAACGCTTCGTGACCTGCTCAGCAGGATGCGCAACACGTATTGCCGCTCGATCGGCGTGCAGTTCATGCACATTGACGACCTGGATATCCGCCACTGGATTCAGGAGCGGATGGAAGGCGCCGAGGGCAGACTGGAACTCACCCGCGAGGAGCAGCTGAGGATCCTCTCGGCCCTGACGCGGGCGGTCGTGTTCGAGGAGTCGCTGCAGAAGAAGTTCGTCGGGGCCAAGACGTTTTCACTGGAGGGCTGCGAGACGCTTATCCCCCTGCTTGAATCGGCGATCGAGCGCGCCTCCGAACAGGGCGTCCGCGAGATTGTCATCGGCATGGCCCATCGCGGCCGCCTCAACGTGCAGGCGAACCTGATGGGCAAGTGCGCGGCCGACATCTTCCACGAATTTGAGGATCGCGACCCCGCCACGCGACTCGGCGCTGGGGACGTCAAATACCACCTCGGGTACAGCACGGACTGGACGTCCCCGTCGGGCCGGCAGGTCCACCTCTCGCTCTGCTTCAATCCCAGCCATCTTGAGTTCATCAATCCCGTCGCGACCGGTCGGATGCGGGCCAAGCAGGATCGCGTCGGGGACGTCGAGCGGCGGCGCGGGATGGCGCTGCTCCTGCACGGCGACGCGGCCATGGCCGGCGAGGGGATCGTGCAGGAGACGCTCAATCTCAGCGAGCTGCCCGGATACATGGTCGGCGGGACGCTGCACGTCGTCATCAACAACCAGATCGGATTCACGACGCCGCCGCAAGAGGGCCGGTCCAGTCTTTACGCCACCGACGTCGCCAAGATGCTGCAGATCCCGATCTTCCACGTCAACGGCGAGGACCCCGAGGCCGTCGCCTTTGTGGTCAACGTGGCGATGGACTTCCGGCAGACTTTTCGCAAGGACGTGGTGATCGACATGTACGGCTACCGTCGCCACGGTCACAACGAATTGGACGAGCCATCCTTTACGCAGCCGGTCATGTATCGCGCCGTCCGCGAGCGTCAGGGCGTTCGGGAGGGTTATCTGGGCCATCTCCTGCAGCTCGGGAAGCTCAGCGCGGAGGAGGCCGAAGACGTCGCCGTGCGCTTCCGCGAGTCCCTGTCGGAAGCGCTCGCTCTCGCCCGCAGCGAGGAATATCAGCCGCCTGATTTGGAGCCCAGGGGAATCTGGGCGGGCTATCGCGGCGGTCCTGAAGCGCAAGTGGACGACGTCGATACGAGTGTCGACCGAAAGCGCCTTACAGATTTGCTGCGCCGGCTTAACAACGTGCCGGATGGTTTTCAGCGCCATCCCATGCTCGATCGCTTCGTGAAGAAGCGCGAGGACATGGCCGCTGGTAAGATCCCGCTCGACTGGTCCGCTGCTGAGGTGCTGGCGCTCGCAACCTTAGCAATGGATGGGGTTCCCATTCGACTGACCGGCCAGGATTCCGCCCGCGGCACGTTCGGACATCGCCACGCCATCCTTTACGACCATGAGACCGGCGAAGCCTATGTGCCGCTTCGCAATCTTGCCGAGAAACAGGCCCCGGTGGAAGTCTACAACAGTCCCCTCTCGGAGGCAGCCGTCCTCGGCTTCGATTATGGATATAGCCTCGACTACCCCGAGGCGCTGGTCCTGTGGGAGGCGCAGTTCGGCGACTTCGCCAACGCCGCGCAGGTCATCATCGATCAGTTCCTCGTCAGCGCCGAAGACAAATGGCGCCGGCTCAGCGGTATCGTCCTTCTGCTTCCGCACGGTTACGACGGCCAGGGCCCCGAGCATTCTTCCGCGCGCCTGGAACGATGGCTCACGCTCGCGGCCGAGGACAACATTCAGGTCGTACAGCCCTCCACCCCGGCACAGATGTTCCATCTCTTGCGCCGTCAGGTCCTGCGCTCCTGGCGCAAGCCGCTGATCGTGCTGACCCCCAAGAACCTGCTGCGACACCCCGCCGCGGTCTCGACGTTGGACGACCTATCCGACGGGGGGTTTCATCGGATCATCCCCGACGACAAATGCCCGCCGAAGAAGGGACAACGGATTTTGCTTTGTTCAGGAAAAATCTATTTCGACCTGGTCGCGAAGCGCGATGCCTTGAAGCGCGACGACGTTGCGATTGTCCGCATCGAGCAGTTCTATCCCTGGCGGAACGAATTCCTGGAAGAGACGCTGGAGGGTTTTGCGCAGGGTACACCGGCCCTATGGGTCCAGGAAGAGCCGGAAAACATGGGGGCCTGGCCGTTTCTCAGCCGCCTGTTCAAAGGCAATCTGCTGGGCCGCTTTCCGTTCTCCGGCATCCATCGCCCGGCCTCCGCCAGTCCCGCGACCGGCTCGTCGGCCGCTCATAAACAGGAACAAAAGGAATTGATCGACGCGGCCTTCTCGTAA
- a CDS encoding GNAT family N-acetyltransferase translates to MISIVAGHAEPQLLQTKVLFLEYIAALGFHLTFQDVDQEMAELPGRYAPPEGRILIAELDGEVAGCVAMKKLREDVCEMKRFYVRPGLRGHGIGRKLAEAIVAEARSAGYRRMCLDTVPSMQAAMALYESLGFKDGEPYVINPVPGARFMELVL, encoded by the coding sequence ATGATTTCGATCGTGGCGGGACATGCCGAACCTCAGCTCTTGCAGACCAAGGTCCTCTTTTTGGAGTACATCGCCGCGCTCGGGTTTCATCTGACGTTTCAGGACGTCGATCAGGAGATGGCGGAGTTGCCGGGAAGGTATGCGCCGCCGGAGGGGCGAATCCTGATCGCCGAACTCGACGGTGAGGTCGCCGGGTGCGTGGCGATGAAGAAGCTGCGGGAGGACGTCTGCGAGATGAAGCGGTTCTATGTGCGGCCGGGGCTTCGGGGGCACGGGATAGGCCGAAAGCTGGCCGAGGCGATCGTCGCTGAGGCGCGGTCAGCGGGCTATCGGCGGATGTGTCTGGACACGGTGCCGTCGATGCAGGCGGCGATGGCGCTGTACGAATCGCTGGGGTTCAAGGATGGCGAGCCGTACGTGATCAATCCGGTGCCGGGGGCGCGGTTCATGGAGTTAGTGCTATAG
- a CDS encoding queuosine precursor transporter encodes MPKSPPPLDYTSKPVAANPRHYKYYDLVMAAFVTVLLCSNLIGPGKTCVLFGITFGAGNLFFPISYIFGDILTEVYGYARTRKVIWAGFGAMIFATIMGLFVIHFPADPAEPFNKTIQPALETVFGNTWRIVVGSIIAFWAGDFANSYIMAKMKIWTKGRLLWTRTIGSTFVGQFVDSAIFYPIAFYKIWDDETMIKVVLFNWVFKVSVEVVFTPITYAIVGWLKRAENEDYYDHRTDFTPFSLSD; translated from the coding sequence ATGCCCAAGTCCCCGCCGCCTCTCGATTACACATCCAAGCCGGTCGCCGCCAACCCCCGCCATTACAAATACTACGACCTCGTCATGGCCGCGTTCGTCACGGTCCTGCTCTGCTCCAACCTGATCGGTCCCGGCAAGACGTGCGTCCTGTTCGGCATTACGTTCGGCGCGGGCAACCTCTTTTTCCCCATCAGCTACATCTTCGGCGACATCCTGACCGAGGTATATGGCTACGCCCGCACCCGCAAGGTCATCTGGGCCGGATTCGGGGCCATGATTTTCGCGACCATCATGGGCCTCTTCGTCATCCACTTCCCTGCCGACCCCGCCGAGCCGTTCAACAAGACGATCCAGCCCGCCCTCGAAACCGTCTTCGGCAACACCTGGCGGATCGTCGTCGGCTCGATCATCGCCTTCTGGGCCGGTGACTTCGCGAACAGCTACATCATGGCCAAGATGAAAATCTGGACGAAGGGCAGGCTGCTCTGGACGCGGACGATCGGCTCGACGTTTGTCGGCCAGTTTGTTGACAGTGCGATTTTTTACCCGATAGCGTTTTACAAGATTTGGGACGACGAAACGATGATCAAGGTCGTCCTTTTCAACTGGGTCTTCAAGGTCTCCGTCGAAGTCGTCTTCACGCCGATCACCTACGCCATCGTCGGCTGGCTCAAACGCGCCGAGAACGAGGACTACTACGACCACCGCACCGACTTCACGCCGTTTTCGTTAAGTGACTGA
- a CDS encoding deoxyguanosinetriphosphate triphosphohydrolase — translation MAKVEEKPNGSLARYAVGDEQSRGRAQGDPYAGGQGPFEVDRQRIINCMAFRRLGHKTQVFVTGVGDHFRTRLTHTLEVVAQAQRLAGLLSLNGRLAGAIALAHDLGHAPFGHAGEKALAELMTAHGGFEHNLQSLRVVDYLEHPYPDFRGLNLSFEVRESLIKHQTWYDRPDRGGARDESTRMLVESGPKASLEGQIVDLADPIAYTLHDIEDGLGQGVLTEAALAQSAIWKTAAEAVRRAHPDVPLHSIRRPILDRIAAHLAEDAAAESARRIAEDGVKSADDVRRCDRELIAFSTQTQTGMEELGRLLLESVYRTYTVVRMDSKARRLIRDLFEAYMAEPALMPERYSSRVAEQGPHRVICDYIAGMTDRYCQEEHRRLFAPFHFG, via the coding sequence ATGGCGAAAGTGGAGGAGAAACCCAATGGATCGCTCGCACGCTATGCCGTAGGCGATGAACAATCGCGCGGGCGGGCGCAGGGGGATCCGTATGCGGGCGGGCAAGGGCCATTTGAGGTGGATCGGCAGCGGATTATCAACTGCATGGCGTTTCGACGGCTCGGGCACAAGACGCAGGTCTTTGTGACCGGCGTGGGGGATCATTTCCGCACGCGGCTGACGCATACGCTGGAAGTCGTCGCCCAGGCACAGCGTCTGGCGGGACTGCTGTCACTGAATGGGCGGCTGGCCGGGGCGATCGCGCTGGCGCACGACCTGGGGCATGCGCCGTTTGGTCATGCGGGGGAGAAGGCGCTGGCGGAGTTGATGACTGCGCACGGCGGGTTCGAGCACAATCTGCAATCGCTGCGCGTTGTCGATTATCTCGAACACCCTTACCCGGACTTTCGCGGGCTTAATTTGTCTTTTGAAGTCCGCGAGTCGCTGATTAAACACCAGACCTGGTACGACAGGCCGGATCGCGGCGGCGCGCGGGATGAATCGACGCGAATGCTGGTGGAGAGCGGGCCAAAGGCGTCGCTGGAAGGTCAGATCGTGGACTTGGCGGACCCGATCGCCTATACGCTGCATGACATCGAGGACGGACTGGGGCAGGGCGTGCTGACGGAGGCCGCGCTCGCGCAGAGCGCGATCTGGAAGACGGCGGCGGAGGCGGTGAGACGGGCCCATCCCGATGTGCCCCTGCATTCGATACGCCGACCAATCCTGGATCGCATCGCGGCGCACCTGGCGGAGGATGCGGCCGCAGAAAGCGCGCGACGGATCGCGGAGGACGGAGTGAAGAGCGCGGACGATGTGCGACGCTGCGATCGGGAACTGATCGCCTTCTCAACGCAGACTCAAACCGGCATGGAGGAACTGGGGCGACTGCTTCTCGAATCGGTTTATCGAACGTATACGGTCGTGCGGATGGATTCGAAGGCGCGTCGGCTGATCCGCGACTTGTTCGAGGCCTACATGGCGGAACCGGCGCTGATGCCGGAGCGGTATTCGTCACGCGTGGCGGAGCAAGGTCCGCATCGCGTCATTTGCGACTATATCGCGGGGATGACGGATCGGTATTGCCAGGAGGAGCACCGGCGACTGTTCGCGCCGTTTCACTTCGGCTAG